Proteins from one Gossypium raimondii isolate GPD5lz chromosome 8, ASM2569854v1, whole genome shotgun sequence genomic window:
- the LOC105791994 gene encoding casein kinase II subunit beta-1 isoform X2, with protein sequence MYRGEGAVGGSKGEVGAVDRKRINEALDKQLERSSPSTSRVINGKDKSARYLLPGKHPPDHHRDSRSVSLPKPNAEDESETDSEESDVSGSDGDDTSWISWFCNLRGNEFFCEVDDDYIQDDFNLCGLSSQVPYYDYALDLILDVESSHEEQNELVESAAEMLYGLIHARYILTSKGMAAMLDKYKNYDFGRCPRVYCCGQPCLPAGQSDIPRSSTVKIYCPRCEDIYYPRSKYQGNIDGAYFGTTFPHLFLMTYGHLKPQKASQSYVPRVFGFKIHKP encoded by the exons ATGTACAGAGGGGAAGGAGCGGTTGGTGGGTCCAAGGGAGAGGTGGGGGCGGTGGATCGAAAGCGGATCAACGAGGCGCTTGATAAGCAGCTCGAACGATCCTCGCCCTCCACTTCCAGAGTGATCAACGGCAAGGATAAGTCCGCACGTTACCTCCTCCCCGGAAAGCATCCACCTGATCATCATCGCGACTCTCGCTCCGTTTCTCTACCCAAACCCAACGCTGAAG ATGAATCTGAAACAGACAGTGAAGAGTCAGATGTTAGTGGTTCTGATGGAGATGACACGTCTTGGATTTCATGGTTTTGCAACCTACGTGGAAATGAATTCTTTTGTGAAGTTGATGATGACTACATCCAAGATGATTTTAACCTTTGTGGGCTTAGCAGCCAAGTTCCTTATTATGATTATGcacttgatttgattttggatGTTGAATCGTCCCATG AGGAGCAAAATGAATTAGTTGAATCTGCAGCGGAGATGCTTTACGGTCTGATTCATGCCAGATACATATTGACAAGCAAAGGAATGGCTGCTATG CTAGATAAGTACAAGAACTATGATTTTGGAAGATGCCCCAGAGTTTATTGCTGTGGACAACCTTGTCTTCCAGCTGGTCAATCAGATATCCCTCGGTCAAGCACCGTAAAAATATACTGCCCTAGATGTGAAGATATCTACTACCCTCGGTCCAAGTATCAAGGCA ACATTGACGGAGCCTATTTTGGGACCACATTTCCACACCTGTTCCTGATGACATACGGGCACCTGAAGCCACAGAAGGCATCTCAAAGCTACGTTCCAAGAGTATTTGGGTTCAAGATCCACAAGCCATAG
- the LOC105791994 gene encoding casein kinase II subunit beta-1 isoform X1, translating into MYRGEGAVGGSKGEVGAVDRKRINEALDKQLERSSPSTSRVINGKDKSARYLLPGKHPPDHHRDSRSVSLPKPNAEDESETDSEESDVSGSDGDDTSWISWFCNLRGNEFFCEVDDDYIQDDFNLCGLSSQVPYYDYALDLILDVESSHGDMFTEEQNELVESAAEMLYGLIHARYILTSKGMAAMLDKYKNYDFGRCPRVYCCGQPCLPAGQSDIPRSSTVKIYCPRCEDIYYPRSKYQGNIDGAYFGTTFPHLFLMTYGHLKPQKASQSYVPRVFGFKIHKP; encoded by the exons ATGTACAGAGGGGAAGGAGCGGTTGGTGGGTCCAAGGGAGAGGTGGGGGCGGTGGATCGAAAGCGGATCAACGAGGCGCTTGATAAGCAGCTCGAACGATCCTCGCCCTCCACTTCCAGAGTGATCAACGGCAAGGATAAGTCCGCACGTTACCTCCTCCCCGGAAAGCATCCACCTGATCATCATCGCGACTCTCGCTCCGTTTCTCTACCCAAACCCAACGCTGAAG ATGAATCTGAAACAGACAGTGAAGAGTCAGATGTTAGTGGTTCTGATGGAGATGACACGTCTTGGATTTCATGGTTTTGCAACCTACGTGGAAATGAATTCTTTTGTGAAGTTGATGATGACTACATCCAAGATGATTTTAACCTTTGTGGGCTTAGCAGCCAAGTTCCTTATTATGATTATGcacttgatttgattttggatGTTGAATCGTCCCATG GAGATATGTTTACAGAGGAGCAAAATGAATTAGTTGAATCTGCAGCGGAGATGCTTTACGGTCTGATTCATGCCAGATACATATTGACAAGCAAAGGAATGGCTGCTATG CTAGATAAGTACAAGAACTATGATTTTGGAAGATGCCCCAGAGTTTATTGCTGTGGACAACCTTGTCTTCCAGCTGGTCAATCAGATATCCCTCGGTCAAGCACCGTAAAAATATACTGCCCTAGATGTGAAGATATCTACTACCCTCGGTCCAAGTATCAAGGCA ACATTGACGGAGCCTATTTTGGGACCACATTTCCACACCTGTTCCTGATGACATACGGGCACCTGAAGCCACAGAAGGCATCTCAAAGCTACGTTCCAAGAGTATTTGGGTTCAAGATCCACAAGCCATAG
- the LOC105791992 gene encoding uncharacterized protein LOC105791992, with protein sequence MERKVSEEAMETITERLSALDNLYFPRALQSSASDPSNRKSILHDLLSRDVPVFLERYGSQLTSDELHEFDALNDDYEVNWHLKHLRSKMSPTSEELKLRSVTVKNRRRAYLNKLVCDGHYFSEDAMREREPYLHHEYLGRFQDLSGRSMARPGERWSETLMRRCEEARLVAKIREEQQRLGVAQKDWVGNETHPQQQEEEEEEEEEEEEEEEDEDEMKMENGGNHGKNMLLDHLGDDIVAASATVEQHEEAPSAEEMQERMDQFTYIMQQKFLSGEDYEYLDYSKIDDDETLDDHWLREANHDAEEKYFAED encoded by the exons ATGGAAAGAAAAGTTAGCGAAGAAGCGATGGAGACCATCACGGAGAGGCTGTCGGCTCTCGATAATCTCTATTTCCCACGCGCCCTTCAATCTTCGGCCTCCGATCCCTCCAATCGCAAATCCATCCTCCACGACCTCCTTTCCCGTGACGTCCCTGTCTTCTTAG AAAGATATGGGTCTCAGCTGACTAGTGATGAGCTCCATGAATTTGATGCACTTAACGATGATTATGAGGTTAATTGGCACTTAAAGCATCTTAGAAGCAAGATGAGCCCGACTTCAGAAGAATTGAAATTGAGGTCCGTGACTGTCAAGAATCGGAGGCGGGCTTACTTGAATAAATTGGTGTGTGATGGGCATTACTTTTCGGAGGATGCGATGAGGGAAAGGGAGCCTTATTTGCATCACGAATATTTAGGGAGGTTTCAGGATTTAAGTGGGAGGAGCATGGCCAGGCCTGGGGAACGCTGGTCTGAGACTTTGATGAGGAGGTGTGAGGAAGCTAGGTTGGTTGCTAAGATTAGGGAGGAGCAGCAGAGGCTTGGTGTCGCTCAAAAAGATTGGGTTGGTAATGAGACCCATCCTCAACAACaagaagaggaggaggaggaggaggaggaagaagaggaggaggaggaagatgaggatgaaatgaaaatggaaaatggagGCAACCATGGAAAGAAT ATGCTTTTGGACCATCTTGGGGATGACATTGTTGCTGCTTCTGCAACTGTGGAGCAACACGAAGAAGCACCTTCTGCAGAAGAAATGCAAGAAAGGATGGATCAGTTCACCTACATCATGCAGCAGAAGTTTCTCTCTGGTGAAGATTATGAGTATTTAGATTACTCTAAAATAGATGATGATGAGACCTTGGATGATCACTGGCTTAGGGAAGCTAACCATGATGCAGAAGAGAAGTATTTTGCTGAAGATTAA